A window of the Diabrotica undecimpunctata isolate CICGRU chromosome 1, icDiaUnde3, whole genome shotgun sequence genome harbors these coding sequences:
- the LOC140432512 gene encoding uncharacterized protein, translating into MIPQMSAETLRKVLHKLNFRYMKRSRKSILIDKEEIVARRRRYLRSIRDHRLSKRKIYYLDETWINASHTVSKIWHATTVTTPRQAFIEGLSTGLRAPTGKGQRLIVAHIGSDTGFLQNSALIFVSKKTGDYQEDMDATCFERWFENVLQRIERNSVVVINNASYHSRLVEQISNMSKRKAVLQNWLKEKSIPYGEDMVKMELMNIIRQHRSPYRQYAVDTMARLHGITVLRLPPYHCELNPIELIWAQMKGYVARENVTFKIIDVQRLLQASLDNIHSTDFNNAISHVIKVENDMWKLDGMVDTVIEPVTIQLGSNDSDSSTDSSAESME; encoded by the coding sequence ATGATTCCTCAAATGAGCGCCGAAACGCTAAGAAAAGTTCTACACAAGTTAAATTTCCGTTACATGAAACGATCTCGAAAATCAATTTTAATAGATAAAGAGGAAATAGTAGCACGGCGACGAAGATATTTGCGCTCTATTAGAGATCATCGTCTTtccaaaagaaaaatttattatcttGATGAAACTTGGATTAATGCCAGTCATACAGTTTCCAAAATTTGGCATGCTACGACTGTAACAACTCCTCGtcaagcatttatagaaggcttaTCAACAGGATTACGAGCACCAACAGGCAAAGGTCAGCGTCTTATTGTAGCTCATATCGGTAGTGATACAGGTTTTCTGCAAAATAGTGCtctcatttttgtatcaaagAAAACAGGCGACTATCAAGAGGACATGGACGCCACATGCTTTGAAAGATGGTTCGAAAACGTTCTTCAGCGTATTGAACGTAATTCAGTGGTAGTAATAAACAATGCATCCTATCATAGCCGACTTGTTGAACAAATTTCTAATATGAGTAAGAGAAAAGCAGTTTTACAaaattggttaaaagaaaaatCCATTCCATACGGCGAGGATATGGTTAAAATGGAGCTAATGAATATTATTAGACAACATCGTAGTCCATATCGTCAGTATGCTGTGGATACAATGGCTAGACTTCATGGCATTACCGTCTTAAgactaccaccttatcattgtgaACTAAACCCAATAGAATtaatttgggcacaaatgaaaggATATGTAGCTCGAGAAAATGTcacttttaaaattattgatgTCCAGCGCCTCTTGCAAGCCAGTTTGGACAATATACATTCAACTGATTTCAACAATGCGATAAGCCATGTTATTAAAGTAGAAAACGATATGTGGAAATTGGACGGCATGGTGGATACTGTTATTGAGCCTGTGACAATACAATTAGGATCAAATGATTCAGACAGTTCAACAGACAGTTCTGCAGAATCAATGGAGTAA